In Malus sylvestris chromosome 15, drMalSylv7.2, whole genome shotgun sequence, a single genomic region encodes these proteins:
- the LOC126603936 gene encoding uncharacterized protein LOC126603936 isoform X2, with protein MLQIFSGSRCSTSAVVWSLVGCFFMFQLYTLVRQKDRLGGEIQFRVSNHPQFHELEQVEEENIQIPPPRKRSPRAAKRKPRRPTTLIDEFLDENSQIRHVFFPQKLAIDPMKDTGNDSYYFYPGRIWLDTDGNPIQAHGGGILFDEKSRTYYWYGEYKDGPTYHAHKRGVARVDIIGVGCYSSNDLWKWKNEGLVLAAEKANETHDLHKSNVLERPKVIYNDHTGKYVMWMHIDDVNYTKSSVGIAISDYPTGPFDYLYSKRPHEFDSRDMTIFKDDDGVAYLIYSSDDNSELHIGPLTEDYLDVTNTVRRILVGQHREAPALFKHEGTYYMITSGCTGWAPNEALGHAAESVMGPWEFMGNPCAGGNKVSRLTTFFAQSTSVLPVPGFTGSFIFMADRWNPADLRDSRYVWLPLIVGGPADRPLDYNFGFPLWSRVSIYWHRKWKLPQGWSGWKRI; from the exons ATGCTTCAGATATTTTCAG GGAGTAGATGTTCAACGTCTGCTGTGGTGTGGAGCTTGGTGggatgtttttttatgtttcaACTGTACACTCTTGTTCGGCAAAAGGATAGGTTGGGAGGAGAAATTCAATTTCGAGTGAGTAATCACCCACAGTTCCATGAACTTGAACAGGTGGAAGAGGAAAATATTCAAATTCCTCCACCGAGAAAGCGATCCCCACGTGCTGCAAAAAGAAAACCAAGGCGACCAACTACTCTGATTGATGAATTTCTTGATGAGAATTCTCAAATTAGACACGTATTCTTTCCCCAGAAGCTTGCTATTGATCCAATGAAGGACACGGGAAATGATAGCTATTACTTTTACCCTGGGAGGATTTGGTTGGATACTGATGGAAATCCTATTCAAGCCCATGGAGGTGGTATTCTATTCGATGAAAAATCAAGGACATACTATTGGTATGGGGAGTATAAAGATGGGCCCACATACCATGCTCACAAAAGAGGAGTAGCTCGG GTTGACATCATAGGAGTGGGTTGCTATTCTTCCAACGACTTATGGAAATGGAAAAATGAAGGTCTTGTATTGGCAGCAGAAAAAGCAAATGAAACACATGATCTCCACAAATCCAATGTTCTTGAGAGGCCAAAGGTGATTTACAATGACCATACAGGGAAGTACGTTATGTGGATGCACATCGATGATGTTAACTATACTAAATCTTCCGTTGGCATTGCCATTAGTGATTACCCAACTGGTCCTTTTGATTATCTCTACAGCAAACGACCCCATGAATTTGATAGTAGGGACATGACAATCTTCAAAGATGATGATGGTGTTGCTTATCTAATATACTCCTCTGATGACAATAGTGAACTTCATATTGGACCACTGACTGAAGATTACCTTGACGTGACCAACACTGTGAGAAGAATTCTTGTGGGACAACATCGGGAAGCCCCCGCTCTGTTCAAGCATGAAGGAACTTATTACATGATCACTTCAGGCTGCACTGGATGGGCTCCTAATGAGGCACTGGGGCATGCAGCAGAGTCGGTCATGGGGCCATGGGAGTTCATGGGAAACCCCTGTGCTGGAGGGAACAAAGTGTCTCGACTTACTACATTTTTTGCACAGAGCACATCTGTGCTTCCTGTACCGGGATTTACAGGTTCATTTATCTTCATGGCAGATAGATGGAACCCAGCGGACTTGAGAGACTCAAGATATGTATGGTTGCCGTTGATAGTAGGAGGGCCAGCTGATCGGCCGCTCGATTACAATTTTGGGTTCCCATTATGGTCAAGAGTGTCGATATATTGGCATAGAAAGTGGAAACTTCCTCAGGGGTGGAGCGGGTGGAAACGAATATAG
- the LOC126603936 gene encoding uncharacterized protein LOC126603936 isoform X1 encodes MRMRNKYRKPTTFRCNAGSRCSTSAVVWSLVGCFFMFQLYTLVRQKDRLGGEIQFRVSNHPQFHELEQVEEENIQIPPPRKRSPRAAKRKPRRPTTLIDEFLDENSQIRHVFFPQKLAIDPMKDTGNDSYYFYPGRIWLDTDGNPIQAHGGGILFDEKSRTYYWYGEYKDGPTYHAHKRGVARVDIIGVGCYSSNDLWKWKNEGLVLAAEKANETHDLHKSNVLERPKVIYNDHTGKYVMWMHIDDVNYTKSSVGIAISDYPTGPFDYLYSKRPHEFDSRDMTIFKDDDGVAYLIYSSDDNSELHIGPLTEDYLDVTNTVRRILVGQHREAPALFKHEGTYYMITSGCTGWAPNEALGHAAESVMGPWEFMGNPCAGGNKVSRLTTFFAQSTSVLPVPGFTGSFIFMADRWNPADLRDSRYVWLPLIVGGPADRPLDYNFGFPLWSRVSIYWHRKWKLPQGWSGWKRI; translated from the exons atgaGGATGAGGAACAAATACAGGAAACCAACCACTTTCCGTTGCAATGCAGGGAGTAGATGTTCAACGTCTGCTGTGGTGTGGAGCTTGGTGggatgtttttttatgtttcaACTGTACACTCTTGTTCGGCAAAAGGATAGGTTGGGAGGAGAAATTCAATTTCGAGTGAGTAATCACCCACAGTTCCATGAACTTGAACAGGTGGAAGAGGAAAATATTCAAATTCCTCCACCGAGAAAGCGATCCCCACGTGCTGCAAAAAGAAAACCAAGGCGACCAACTACTCTGATTGATGAATTTCTTGATGAGAATTCTCAAATTAGACACGTATTCTTTCCCCAGAAGCTTGCTATTGATCCAATGAAGGACACGGGAAATGATAGCTATTACTTTTACCCTGGGAGGATTTGGTTGGATACTGATGGAAATCCTATTCAAGCCCATGGAGGTGGTATTCTATTCGATGAAAAATCAAGGACATACTATTGGTATGGGGAGTATAAAGATGGGCCCACATACCATGCTCACAAAAGAGGAGTAGCTCGG GTTGACATCATAGGAGTGGGTTGCTATTCTTCCAACGACTTATGGAAATGGAAAAATGAAGGTCTTGTATTGGCAGCAGAAAAAGCAAATGAAACACATGATCTCCACAAATCCAATGTTCTTGAGAGGCCAAAGGTGATTTACAATGACCATACAGGGAAGTACGTTATGTGGATGCACATCGATGATGTTAACTATACTAAATCTTCCGTTGGCATTGCCATTAGTGATTACCCAACTGGTCCTTTTGATTATCTCTACAGCAAACGACCCCATGAATTTGATAGTAGGGACATGACAATCTTCAAAGATGATGATGGTGTTGCTTATCTAATATACTCCTCTGATGACAATAGTGAACTTCATATTGGACCACTGACTGAAGATTACCTTGACGTGACCAACACTGTGAGAAGAATTCTTGTGGGACAACATCGGGAAGCCCCCGCTCTGTTCAAGCATGAAGGAACTTATTACATGATCACTTCAGGCTGCACTGGATGGGCTCCTAATGAGGCACTGGGGCATGCAGCAGAGTCGGTCATGGGGCCATGGGAGTTCATGGGAAACCCCTGTGCTGGAGGGAACAAAGTGTCTCGACTTACTACATTTTTTGCACAGAGCACATCTGTGCTTCCTGTACCGGGATTTACAGGTTCATTTATCTTCATGGCAGATAGATGGAACCCAGCGGACTTGAGAGACTCAAGATATGTATGGTTGCCGTTGATAGTAGGAGGGCCAGCTGATCGGCCGCTCGATTACAATTTTGGGTTCCCATTATGGTCAAGAGTGTCGATATATTGGCATAGAAAGTGGAAACTTCCTCAGGGGTGGAGCGGGTGGAAACGAATATAG